The window GATAACTATTGTTGTTGCCACTGAATCAGGGTCAATGTCTTCACCATTAGAAGACCTTTCTTCATCATCATTGTCATCAACATCAATAACTTTCTCACTAACATGCACAAGTTCATATTCTTATGTAACATCTACATGTACCCACTGGGACATCACCATTTTCAGCTATTGGTGCATCGACATTTTTAGGCACTATTCCATCACTAGTTTCACTCACTTTTTAAGGATCACCATTTGAAGCCACTTCAAGTTGTTGTGCATCGTTAAGAACTTGATTCAAATCATTAGGCAATTGAATCAAGTCCTCAATTGAAGGTACTTGCCTAATACATTCTTCACTAACAACCTCACAAACTTTGACCATAGATCTAGTTTGAAATCATTTCTATTTTTgcctcaatctcataattaataCCTTCATTCTACTCCTCAACTTCTTTAGAAACTTGTTCAATAACAACATTAATCGGCTCATCATCACTTACTATCTTCAGCATAGCATCCGCCACATGTTCAAAATATACATGGACATCTTTGTTAGGATGAGCAGTACCTAAGTTGCACATGTCCAACACATCCTTGTCAGTCTCCAAACGAAGCAAACCTCCCTCTAACCCTCTTTTTTGAACCAAATAATAGACAACAAAAAACTGGTGAAACTCTAATCCCTAacatttaccaaaaaataaagGGCACATTTAAACACCCCAAAAACAACATGGtgaaaccctaaaccctaacattGTTATCACACATTCCCTAATCCCTATCATTTCGATGAACAAACACGAGTTTTCTAGGTGCAAGAGTACAATAGAGTGAACTCCCCTCTCCCCCCTATCAAACAACATTCAAACTCAACTATAAAAAATTGGGTTTTCATTAAACCCTTACCTTCTCATGAAGTGAATACCATAACCATGGTGGTCATAGTCTACAAATGGGTGCGAAGAAAAAATCCCTTCACGGTGGCTATGGTGTCGTTGTTGGAGAGTCTGGTGCTCAGATCTAGCGGGAATATGAAAAGGTGAAGGAAGAGTTTGATGAGTAGTGAAAAGGTAACAAATGAGAAGGGTCAAAGTCTGAGACTTACCAATGTACAGTTTAAACCATATCTTTTCATTAACAAATAGGTCTTGCTGACTCGATTGTCCAATAGGCATCTTTTGTGATGAAGGATTGGTCCTTACGTGCCATGTTAGCCCTGACATTAGATTTCGCGGTCCAACTTAATGAGAGGGCTGATATGTTGACATTTTTACACTtccaaggataaaaaaatattttcacatttTCCAGAGACTTATATGTCAGTAAATTACACTTTCAAGGACCAAATTGGGTATTTACACtattgaatttaaaatgattttaattaaaacaagttATGTTAAAATGTAACTTATAGGGTTGACATAGTAATATAAGTTCTCTTTACattcatatataagaaaaaaaatgatctaTTAAATAGAGGAGATATTTTTGGGTGGACAAACCTAACACATCAATCTTACACACAATCAATAGAAATTTgacaaaaagtaaattataaaaaaaatatttatcatttattagaattaatttaatatcttttaataaggaaatgatataatttatttccttaaataatgatttgatCATATAcagatatattaaatttttactaaatataatttatatgtattttttaatattattattcttaacatatttatatgtattttaaatacatttagtttttttatgtaaaagtgAAAATATCCAGCCcatctaaactttttttttaaactaaaactcTTGATGTTTTTAGGTGGCAACATGATCCACCCATTTCTTCTTGCaactttgtttttagttttttatttcttaaatatattttataaaacatatcatatataatatattaaatatattattatgcatatattttaaaatatatttatatatacattttaaaatacatataaatatattataaaacatacaaaatgattattctatttttttactgCTTTCTAGGCTTGTTGTTAACCAGTTAGATTAAGaactttttttaaagtttgtttaatttaaaaatatcaagtttaaaataagcagaaattatttttttaagtttaacaaggaaataataataataataataataataataataataataataataatgcatatgaaataaatttataaaatttattgtttagtCTGTTagttaagtattttatttcacataaacaaaagataataagagaaattgaatttttattacttaaatatttaatatatctttatatgatcaaatttttacttaaggaaataaattatataatttctttatcAAAAGGAATtaggaaaattataataaatgataaatattgttTCTTTATGTTTAATTACTTGTTAAGTTTCTATTGGTTGTGTGTAAGGATGAGGTGTTAGGTCCGTATTAGATGATTCTTTGTGTGTAATTTTGGTTGGACCAACAACAATCATGACCCAATAAGTTTAGGAACACATGTGATATCtgaagcaagaaaaaaaaattatgttaaaacgTGTAAACAAGAAAGTCAGGTTGATTTTTtaacatcaaaataaataaacttatcaGGTGAGTGGGGTAATTTATCTTACTTCTtcgtttattttaaaagtattgttttagaatttttgttgttgttgttttacaAATTTAAGATGGGTAAATCACCAATTTCTTTCTTGTACTTATACTTGTTGACAATTTAGTCCTTATACtatgaaaataatcaatttaatccACAATTGTGTAAATGTACCGACAATTTAGTCTTATGTCAAGTGATCTCTGTTTAATGTTGAATGCCTATGTCGCATGTGAAAGACGACGTGACAAATCCACGTGGCGGACCACACACTGGACTAGGTATGTGTGGACCAAATTGTCAGTTCATGTGTGTAAACTTTTTTACCTTGTCACCACAAATTTGACCATTCATTTATCCTCTTCCCTTTTacattgtgtgtgtgtggggggtgGGGGGAGGCGCTGAATTATGGTTGCTAAGCGTGCACTGCTCCTCCCCACATTTGCATTGTCGGTGGCCAATTAGTGATGATGTGGCGACAGACAACGACATGGAAACTTACGATGGTGTTTTGGTTTTTGACTATTGCTAGAAGACAATTTCATCCTATGTGTTGAAGACGAAAGACAACTTCCTAAGGTaagacatttttttgtttgattgttttagAGTAAACGTGTGAATGATGACAAACAAGTCTGCATCATGGGAGGCCATGTGGCACCTTCGCCTCGACACCAACAATGATGTCAGCCTTGACCACTTCCGCCTTTTatggtggtttgacaatggcaACATCAAGCATGTGTACCTCTATCAGACACGAAATCCCATGGGATGATCCCAATGCCACTATGCTATGAAGGTGGTGGATAGAGAGGTAATTTTGGTATCATTTTTTATTGGGTACTGTCACATTAgaaatttgtttaatatttgGTAATGTATTGAACAAAATTTGTAGTTTAATGGTACatgcacatttttttaaaaattcatagtATTGTCATAGACCATTTTATCATTAAGTTATATTTGTTGGAGATCATTTTGTCATTGCAAAAGAAAACATTACTACAAAATTAGGAAAAAGaaccttttttttcaaaatagttgTTACCTATGTAAATTctaaactcaattttttttaaagaattcgCTGACATTTTTGTCCAAAATAGCATTGACTTATGTGAACACATTCCTTGCACACATTGATTTGACATGTCAGAAAGAACGTGTCATGTAGACACTCAatgttaataaaaacaaaaatgataggACTAAATTATTGCTATATTTAAACAATTGTGaactaaattaatcatttacgtaatacatgaacaaaattaTCAACAAGTATAAAATAGTGGGACAAAATTGACCATTTATCTAATTTAAGACgaaggaaaattattttttgtcaactataatctcctataattaacaattatacgtgttttgtatttttttccaatCATAATCAATCTCATTTATCATTATTCTTCCTTCTCTCTtaactataattaattaattaataaaaacactttagtcaaaatattaattatagttaagagattaattttatatttggggtaaaatatgtttgggtccctataaaatttaaaaaacattaaattcatactcataattttttttatagggacTAAGTTaatgcaaattttttttatgaggatAAAAtcaatactttttaaattttccaGGCATCccaatataaattcaaaaaaaaaaaaggccaaaGGCCTAGACAAGCAAATTATACTGAAAAGTTATGTTATATTCATGAGAAATTTTTGCATCAGCACAAACCTAACAACTTACTTTTAGGCGCAACCAATAAGAATATTATagctaataaattaaaaataaataatatcaatttttttatttaaaaaacaattcctACAAATCAGGAAAACTtccataattaaaatttatagattttaaaCAACAAAGTAAATCTATCTACACTATTTTAAGACTTTAGTTATTCAATGGCTATGATTAATTCATATTtcaaatttccattttctttttaaaaaaaacttgacaaAGTACAACTTGTTGCCGCAAAGTCCAACAAAAAATATGTACcggcaaaacttcattaattcctgCAAATCAGAAAACCTGCATCTTCTTATATGTTTCATCTTGAAATAGTAATATTCTTAGACAATCTAGATTATGAAAGTTTGTGATTGTTTTTTATACCCAGCGACGACAgtgaaaaaatattcttatttcttctaaaaatttgttgaagttcaatatattttgttttggggTTACGTAATTAATTATCACCATTCGAAAGTGTTTTGGAGAATAACAATGGATACAAAGCAAAATAGTATAATATCTAATTGTTTATGAAAGAGGATGaccattaaaaaaagaaaaaattacacaaatttctgttgaggttttaaaaaattacacaaatttctcctcttttttaattcctaaaaaaaCACCCATAAAAGTTCAACATATATTACACTCTGCTCCCCTTGCTGGTtaacaacattaaatgctttaaCAGAAATGAGTGATGTGCATCTCACGttgcttttaataatttttgtttcctGCCCTCTCCTTCATTTTGTAAAAAGCATGGTACCAAATTACATTCAGTCGTAATTAGCTGCTCTTTTTATTCGATTGTTCCAACGCATGTCCCAAAACCCATGGTACACAACAGACATCAATGGTGGTGCAAATGATGTCCCCCTAATTTTAAGTTGGAGCACTCTATTGAAGTGTCATTGGTTGGATCTTtcttcttataatatttttgtttaatttaatggaacaaaatttctcattttctcaTTGGCATCTAAAAATCTCAAAGCAATTTAGCAAATCCAATGTTAAAATTCCACAACAATAATAGCTAACGGTATGCGAAAATCATGATGTATAACAAAGTACTAAACATAAAGTCAGAGGGAAACCTCAAAGACAATCCAAAATTGATTAGGTTTTCATATTTGTGATTTTCCGTAAATCACATCCACTCATTAAAGGTaacatttttcttcaataaaaacTAGAAATCAAAGCTCACACTCTAGTAAATGCCTTCTTTGGACCATTTTTCTTCACATGGTtgcttcagaaaaaaaaaaacattttcgaTTTATTCAACCATAGTGAAAGGAGTTGTTGGAAAGTTACAGAATAGAGTTGTGGACTCAGTCTTCGACTTCACAAATGACGACATCCTCTACCATGTGAACTGCTCAAACATTGGCAATCCACTCCAGTGCCGCCACACCTTGtcttttgaagtttgaacaatCCACTCCAGTGCCGCCACACCTTGTCTTTTGAAGTTTGAAAGGGAAGAGTGAAAGACTTAAGTGAGAAGAGCATAATGGAAATAACAAAATGAGAGaatgacttttaaaattttacttatttttattatttaacagtGTTGACAAAAGGGGGTAAGAGCTATGAAGCACGGACACTTCAGTCCCTTGTCGTGTCCGGTGTCCGACACGCGTCCGTGTCAGTGTTCGACACCGACACGACACCCGTACTACGTtctatattttggacattacaGGTGTCCACGTGTCCGTGTCGTGTCCGGTGTCCGTGTCAGTGTTGGTGCTTCATAGGGTAAGAGTAATGTACTCAAGAGGGAAGAAAGAAGGCTTATGTAATTTTGTTAAAGTCCAGGAAATGTCAATTAACTCTTAAAAGAAACATacatttaatcaatttaaaatcagTTACAAACACAAAGTATTCACGTTCtcaatgaaatgaaataggTACATGGAGTGGAAAGTGAGGAGAAAGGAGAAGACGTGTTAGGAACAGAAGGGGAAGGAAAGAGTCGGAATGCAAGAGgctattttgttagtttttgttttttatattttaaaaattttaattatggaAGGTTGGCTGATTTGTAGgagtgaatttttttaagaaaataaatgttagattttattaatttttaatttattaactgtAAAATTTTTATTGGTTGTGCCGAGGAGTGAGAGTTGTTATGTTTGTGCTCATACAAAAATTTCTCTAAATCCTCATCATGTGATCGTAtctaataatcaatttaaacagtgaatatttatttttatataattaaatttaataataaataaatattttttaaatatatatttaaaagtattttttatgcaacacaacaacaaaaaattcctatcaataaatgaaataaaaaattcctGTTAACTATTGAGTATTGATACGTAGACATACAACAAATTCATTTAATAGAAATACAAATCACACACAAATGAGATGAGATGAAACCAGTAAAACAAGAATTGATGTGAAAAATCAAGAATTCTTGTATCTGTTCTCCTCACACTCCTAACTTTTTGCATAGAATCTTTGGGTTTAACTTCATTAACAATAGCTGATAACTTGTTTTTGAAGTCCTGTCTAGTGTCCACCCTGGGAAAAAAAAGTAGGGGTAATAATAAGAATTTCATTCTatgcacttttttttcttttgtttacttatgtttattttaatatttaaatcttttatctcaGATGCTATTGCTcactttaaaaagttataaacttAAGtcataaatgataatattaatatatatatatatatatatatatatatatatatatatatatatatatatatattacttctcAGAATAGAAAATTTCAGGAGAAcaatatagagaaaaaaaagttcaaaaggaACTACTAGCAAAGTCTACTAGCACTTGAGTTAGTTTCTCTTTGGATTAGAATTTTGCTCAGAATGAGGAACTAGCATACTTCTAAAGTTCAGCATTTGCTAATATGAATGACTGTGTGTGCATGTTTATCAACATTATATGGTGAGAAGCGAAAGCAATTATTGCACAAAATTAGagtcaacattttaaaaaaaaatatatataacaatgcACCAGCTATTTTCTATTAGTAACATGGCCCTGTAACACTGATTAACCAATAACTAGACTAGagataacattttctttttcttgtgtatattttataattatccaATATTATACTGATACTCTTATTAACACaactttttttagagaaaaaaaccCCGGAAACAGACCATAATTTTTAGGCCAATTAATCTGTTCAAGTTAATTAGTTAAAGGGATTCTTGCCAATCTGTCATTTACATGTATAAATCAAAATCCAAGAGAACAAAGTTCAAAGTACCAACCTCATGGTCAGTGGCTGAAGTCTCACTAGCTTCTTATGAGGGATCCTTAACATGTTTGCTTTAACTTCAATACCAAAATTTTGTTCTCTCTTGCTAGGGAAGATATCTGTAGATAAAACACAACATTTCAGCAAGCCGGACAAAGCCATAAAGGGAAGATATCTCACGTTTCGGCATATCATTCATCAAAGTCTTATTGGCTGTTGATCTTTTTCTACCTCATCTATCATCAagatcattaatatttttaaaaagaatactGGAACAACTACATGGAGCACTGGATCAACCAGGTGTGTTACAACAGCTTATTCTTCTTACTCAGAACTTTCAAGGAAGTTAGTTTCCAcgtaaattaaagataaattggAAGAACCCACATGCATGATGACAcacagtagaaaaaaaaaatcttgtacaATAAGCGGAAAAATCAAAgcggaaaaaaaattcttagtcCAGTCACACATACTGTGCTTATGCACATGAACACTTAGAATATGAAAGAAGCAAATATAATACCCAAAGGTAAGGTGAAATATGCATGTGCACtataacattgatgtttatcCCATACCAGGGCATCAATAATCTGTTTATAGAGATGAGATGTATATGGAATTTTGTGAAATCTGAGTAATTGGAAGAGGTTGAAGGGTAAAAGCAAGTGGAAGGTATGATTATGATTCATTTCATCTCAAATAAAATTTCTCTATCTTGATCTTTACCTGCTGCTTAAGACGCTCTCTCTCAACAGCCAGCTGTGTTACCAATTTTTTAAACACTTTGGCTTGCTTTCCAATGTCCTCTACAGTTGCCATTTTCACTTCCTCCTCTCGCTGAAGGGAGCCCTCCAGGCTTTCCAATCTACTCCGCAAAAAGCTGAGTTCCTCATTCAACTCAGCATTAGATTCAGACAATATGATACAATTGTCCTCTGCACTGTCAGCCCTACCCTGAGCTTTAGAAACCTTTGACTTAAGATCCTTTATCACATTTTCCATATCTCTAATTGTGGAATACAAATTACTTTGTTTCTCCTGACTAGCTTTAGCAGATGCTACCGTTTTCTGCAATCGTAGATTAGATTCTTTCAGCTTCCTCTCTAGCAATTCTGCTCTCGTGGTTGCACCTCTCAAAAGAGCCAGCTCCTCATCGAGTTTTGAATTAGTCTCCGTCAATAACTGACACTTAGTTTCTGCACTAATAGCCCTACTTTCTGCATTAGATACAGCTTCTTTCAGTTCAACAATAATATTCCCCATGTCTCTTGCTTCAGAACATTGAACATTGTACTGCTTCTGATATTCATCAGCAGAGGCCTTTGCATTCAGTAGCTGAAATTCAGATTCTTTTAGTTGCTTTTCAAGTGAAGAGACCTTATTACTTAAAGCAGAGGCCTCAGAATTGGAAAAGGTTAGTTTATCTTCTGCATCTTTTAGATTAGCTCGAAGCTCAGATTCACGGTGACTTAGACCATTCAAACTGAACTGAGAAATGTGGAGTCTACCTAAAAGGCCTTGCGAAATTCCCAACAGAATCTCACTTGTATTGTCTGCCTCAAGCCATCTTTCCCAAACATCAATTGCTTCTTCCTCCATGTTATCAAGCTCTTGCTCTGAAAAGAACATCCTTAGTCTTAGATTTTCTTGAATTTCTCTCGAATCATTTATATCCTTCTCAAGATCCATTTCTCTTGCCAACGACTTCTCTAGCATTCTCAGAATATGTCTTTGTTGCTCAACTGTTTGCAGTCTTATCTCTGCATTTGCACTCAAAGATTTATCATCCTCTGTGATGATTTCACTTGCATCATCATTACCTGTTGTCATTGAAAACTCcccaataaaatatacaaaaaaatgaagaattatTCACGTAAATCTATTCTTAATTGTCACACATCAATCAAGAAACAGAAATTTAGAGCCAGTCAGTTCAATGTTCTTcacattctttcttctttcactcttttttttttctttcaattttgcaATAAAAGATCTAGAAGAAAAGTTCTGGCAGCTTTCACACAATCAATTTCAAAGAGAAGTTGAACAGATATCCCAGATAATAGGACAGAcacaaaaaaataccttttaacaACAACTTCATGAAAAataaaggtttaaatatgttttaaatccttaaaattaaaaatatcagaattttgttttagtttctataaaaaCTTTATTCATTTCTTGTCCTTACATATAACAAAATGAtgtagttttaattttagtccctcattaaaatgtttttaatactTGGTGAGAGACTAAAACCACATCATTTTGTaaaaagcagaaaataaaaataaacaattttttcaaagGAACTAAAAATAACATCTATTATGCCAAGGGATATCCGggttcaccaaaaaaaaatgagatatttttaagaccaaaagaatatttaatccaaacatcaaatatgtaaacaaataaacaaaatgagatCATCTGCATAccattttcttccttctttaagGAAGGCAAAGTCCTCTGAAAACTGACTGACTGCATCTTAATGTCATTAAACTCCTCTTCAGACTGCTTCAACCGTTGTTCATAACCAACCAACTTCTCTTGCATTGCCACAAAAGCCTCTCCCAAATGAGTGCAAGAACTCACCCAGTCTCTAGCCTCACCAACCCCACCTTGAAGGGTGTCCAACACTCCCTCCAACTCCCTCACCTCTGAATCAAACACCCCAGACAACAGATCAAACTCCAGGCCCTTTTCCAAATAACCAATGTGATCCTCTTTCTCCAAGGCCTCAAACTCACACTCCATGGTTTCCACATGCATCAAAAAATTGCTCAAGTTGAAAACTTTCTCAGAGAAACAAGCCAAACCCAAATCAAGGTTTTTGAGCATTGTGCTGTAAACATCAACCAGATCTCCCATCACATTCCCACTGGATGATGAAACAACACCACCTTCAAGATCAACAACACGGCCATCATGTTCAGCAATTTCAGTGCTCATTGTAACACCCCTTTTGTTCTAGAATTGTGGGAAGGAAGCTATgtacaaaaaaggaaagaaacttCATTAAAAGTTTACTGCCAGAAAAAGTTATGCCACTGAATTTGGGGAATGGAATTGGGAAAAGGGGATTGCAGAATTGAAAAGAATCCACAGTTTCAAACAATTGATAGTGGAAGTAAAATCAGAATTTCTgcaattacaatgttttggacagaataaaaaattaaattaaacagttGATCGGATCTCTAATTCGCAAGTTCCATTGGCAGTTATGCTTACACAGTTACACCGCCCTACGCAGCCTTTTTGCGTCCCAACAGTTTCTTTTTTGGATTACAGTTCTCTTTTTTACCAACTTGAgggttaattaattagtttaattttaatgtatacTTAGTTATTAGTTagtatcaatatttttatattattaattaattgatagataaaatattttaaatatacttttaaaatagtcATTATAACCCGtctaaagaaataaagaaatagtTATTATAGAAATCTATAAATACGGTATATCTTAATCTATAATTAGATATCTCAATGGattctaaataattttcttaaattaatttgtttcgcTTGTTCTTTCAAATGCAGCGTTAAATGTTTTGTAGTGTATTAAAtggataattttaaattaaaataggtttataaataaaaaaattgaacaaaaatatttttaatttagaaaaagcattacggaaattaaattattaaaattcataatacattatttttattgatatgacagtgaaaatttaaattttaaaaattaaacttaacttAGTATTATTTCATCTTATagcaatattaaataaataaaattttaaaaattaaacttaacttAGTGTTATTTCaacatatatttaaactttagaTAAGTTTAAGAatggaatttaaaataaataaattataaataaaataaaatcaatgtttAATAAAGGAAAACTCACGTTTCTTAATaatacttttgttgttttttttagtgtAGAATATAGTTATAGATTGAAATgccatagaaaaaaaaatgaattattctaTATAAGTCCTCTTTAATTTTACGagaaataactatttttaaattgttttaaaaaaatctctttttacAATAAGATAATGATCAAAGGCGCAGCtttaataatcaatataaattcttagttttcattttttcatacCCATTTCTTCATACCACTTTCATAGTTCTATACTTGTTTTGTATAATTAGTTTTGCATTGATTTCGTCTACAGCTTTCCATGCATATTGAAGTGTGTAACACTAACACCTGGTTGGTTAAAGTATAATTACTCGTAAATTTATACCAAGACAAACAAACATTTCAACGTGTCTgagtattattttgatttacaaACTGTGCATCTGCTTGAAAAATCAACCAGAAAAATGTATTTTCCATTTATTACACCTCAAATAGGTCGATCCTTTATAAAAGAGCAATAGTTATATTGAACTCAAATAATTCATGTTAGGAAAATGTacactatttataatataaacaaaaaagtatcgaaaaaaaaaagaaatagatgaTTGTGATATACGAAATTATGAATTATCTGCAAAAGCTTTTATCtgctaattaattaacattatcaTTCTTTAACAGATTGTATCGTACCATACAATTGAAAGCCATAACCCTACTTCTTAACATATTTAGGGAGTGCTTGGTTTTTaaggaatttttattttatttttcttaattattacaaaaatattattcatttttattttgctttctgctacttataaatatttatataaaatgataaaaaaatattactataactgttttctttaactgtttctgtataaattttgaaaacaaaaaaaaaatagttaaagtaAACATatccttaaattttaattgtcaataatatttaatataggacagagagagaaaaaaaaaaatagtgcgcATGACTGTTGTCTCCTAGTTGATGACCAAACACTAATTAGTCTCTTTTAAGGTCAAGAAATCATTAAAGTAAACATAATTTCTCTAAATAAATCTTTACCATACACGACTAAACCAGTCCCAATATCATATCACAAAAGTAAATATGATTTCTCTCAACAAATCTTTGTATCAATTGTGTCAAATTTCTTTGGTTATCAGAATAAAAAACAGATTGAAGCATTCCACTTGCACTAACAACATActcaaaaataactaaatattaaTGCAACAAATTCACATGCAATTCTTATGTTTTAACACTGTTGGGAGCCCACGTTCCAcgtgtttcttttattttattcccaTTGCATTTTTTAGgacttttgttttctgaatcTGGTCTATTTTCTTTCTACATTCAATCCCTATCTTTACAACCAACTTCAGTAACAAAacaaatcacttaatccatacTTTTGGTTGAGCTCTGTGACGAACAAACTTTATAAATAGTATATGGGGTGCTCTGTATCTCCACCAAACTCGcttctctattcagaaaaatACAGCATCTATTAAGAGCGAATAAGggtctggaagaacaaaactgCCTTCAGGTTCGTGTATGCGTCGCTTCGCGTTCGATCTGCAATGACTGGAGGTACGCTCGTAATATTTAGTTTTCGTTGTTTGGTCTGAATATGCCATTTAGattgatttgcatgtttagatcagtacgtatttaatttacaaacacATGTAATTGTTATGCTGTCTACAAAGAAGGTGTTCAAATTTCATGTGAGATGTTGCTACGTTGTATCTGTGCTTTTGTCATATTGTAATATGTTGTGTTCTCCCGATCTGTTTTGGTAAACTTGAGCAGATCATGAGGTATCAATTGTGTACAACgttgaatatgttttttatatttatgtaaaataagtaaattttagttttggttattgtgaaagttttttttttttgtggatttTAGCtctagaaaatttaaaattaatactttAAACCCTTAACGTTATATGATATTGGTTAATTATTTCTGTATC of the Glycine max cultivar Williams 82 chromosome 13, Glycine_max_v4.0, whole genome shotgun sequence genome contains:
- the LOC100810969 gene encoding WPP domain-interacting tail-anchored protein 1, producing MSTEIAEHDGRVVDLEGGVVSSSSGNVMGDLVDVYSTMLKNLDLGLACFSEKVFNLSNFLMHVETMECEFEALEKEDHIGYLEKGLEFDLLSGVFDSEVRELEGVLDTLQGGVGEARDWVSSCTHLGEAFVAMQEKLVGYEQRLKQSEEEFNDIKMQSVSFQRTLPSLKKEENGNDDASEIITEDDKSLSANAEIRLQTVEQQRHILRMLEKSLAREMDLEKDINDSREIQENLRLRMFFSEQELDNMEEEAIDVWERWLEADNTSEILLGISQGLLGRLHISQFSLNGLSHRESELRANLKDAEDKLTFSNSEASALSNKVSSLEKQLKESEFQLLNAKASADEYQKQYNVQCSEARDMGNIIVELKEAVSNAESRAISAETKCQLLTETNSKLDEELALLRGATTRAELLERKLKESNLRLQKTVASAKASQEKQSNLYSTIRDMENVIKDLKSKVSKAQGRADSAEDNCIILSESNAELNEELSFLRSRLESLEGSLQREEEVKMATVEDIGKQAKVFKKLVTQLAVERERLKQQISSLARENKILVLKLKQTC